The Jannaschia sp. GRR-S6-38 genomic interval GCGCCGGGCCGCCGCCATGACGGTGTCGCGGGCGGAGGGCGTTTCGTCGTTGTCGATGACGATCACGCGGAGCGTTACGTGGGGCGGGCAGTCGACCGCGTCGATCGTGCGCAGCGTCTCGGCCACCATCGGGCGGCGGTAGGTGCAGAGGCAGATGTCGATCCTCATGCGGCCCGCCCCTGCCGCGTCAGCGCGTGCCACAGGAAGCCCGCGCCCCAGGCCATGTGCATCGCCAGAAGCGCCGGCCCGGCCCAGAGGGCACAGGGGCTGCGATGCCGCGCGAGCAGGACCAACGTGGTTGCCGCGAGCACGGCCAAATAGACCGCGGGGATGATCAGCAGCACGGGCAGGACCGGCGCGAGCAGGATCGCGGCGAGATTGGCGAGCACGGCCAGCGCCGGGATCAGCTGCCGCAGCTTCGGAAGCGCGCGGTGGCGGAACGTGGTGCGGGCCCGGCCGCGACCGTAGAGCCAATATTGCCACGCCAGCGACCGCAGTCCGGGCCGCATGTGGTAGCCCATTCGGATGCCGCCATCGAGCCAGATCCGCCCGCCCGAGCGGCGGATCCGGTGGTCGAGCTCGGCATCCTGGTTGGCGGCGTAGTCGGGATCGTAGCCCCCGGCCCGCCGCCAGATCGCCAGCGTGAACCCGGCATGGTGGCCATGGTCGACCCAGCCCGACCGCGTTCCGCCGCGATGTGCCGAGCCGCCCGAGCCCAGCGGCGTGTCCACCGCCCAGGCGGCGCCTCTCTGGAAACAGGTCGTGCCGACGGAATCCATGACCGTGGCAAGCGCATCGGCCTCGTGCCGGATCAGGCTGGCCACCACGTCGAGCACATAGCCCGGCGGGTAGTCGGCATGGGCGTCGACGCGCACGAGGTAGCGGTGCGCCGGCACGGCGCAGGTTTCGACGACCCGGTTCACGCCCGCCGCCTGCCGCCGCCGCGGATTGTCGATCAGCGCGATATTGGGATGGCGGCGGGTGTAATCGGCCACGATCCGCCTTGTGCCGTCGGTGCTGCCGCCGTCGCTGACCACGATCTGGACGTCGCGCATCGCCTTGCGGCCGGCGAGCAGCATGTCGAGCGTGCGGGCGATGAAGCGTTCCTCGTTCAGCACCGGGATGGCGACGAGGATCGTGGCCGGCTCGACGGTCGTGTCGGGCGCGGCCCGCAGCTCGGATCGGGTCGGGCGGTTCATGTCGGTTGACCTCCGGCTTGGGGGATGGGCGCCGCCGTCGCGAGCTGGGCGGTTCGCGTCCGGGCCCATTCGGTCAGCGCGATATCGGGCGCGCAGAGCGCCGTGAGCCGGTCGCGCTGCGCGGGGCTCAGGCGGAAGACGGCATCGGGGGCGCGGTTGTAATGCGCGAAACGGGGGCGGTTGCCGAAGCCCGAGGCGAAGGCCTGCGCGAAGCCGTCGAGGTCATCGAGGAAGCCCACGACCTCGAATTCGGCGAGGTTGCGTTTGGCGGCGGCGAGCGCCTGCGCCTCCGCCCCCGGGGCGATCGTCGCCTGACCGGCGAGGAAACGCAGTCCGTGCTGCGCCATGCGCCGGCCCATCGCGCTGTCGAGAAAGGCGTCGAAATCGCCCGCGAACACGCTGTTGCGCCGGGCCATCCGGAAGTTCGAGATCGTGCGCGCGACCGGGTCGCGCAGGATCGTCACGAAGCGGTAGCCCCGCGCGCGCGCCATCGCGCGGATCGGATCGGTGAGCAGGAAATGCCCGTGGATCAGCGCCGCGTCCTGCGCCATGTGCATCAGGACGAGCTGTTCGCGGAAGCGGGCCATCGCCTCGGCCTGCGCGCCCTCGTCGTGGAAGGCCGCCGCGTCCTCGCGGCCCAGATGCAGGAAGGAGATCCCGCGGCGGATCGCCTGCGAGCTCAGCACGCCGATCCGGTCTTCAAGGGGCACGGTCGCGTAGAGTCCCTCGGCCACCGATGTCCCGCCGCATTTGGGCATGTGCAGGAAGACGCATTTGTGCCCGAGCGGCGCGCGCAGAAGGCTGCGGACGGTGCGGCCGCCATAGAGGCGCGCGCGCTGGATCAGGCGGTCACGCGTGGGCAGGTTGCGCATCTGGCCCTCCCCAGTTCCGCATACCGCCGCGCCCCGTCACACCGACCACCCGGGAAAGTCGAGCCCCGTCATCGCCCGCAGCCGCGCGGCATCGGGGGCCAGGTCGTCGCGCATCCGCGCGCGCAGCGCCTCGGGCAGGGCCTCGGGCCGCCGGTCGCGCCCCCGGGCCAGCGCGGCGCGGATGCGGTCGCGCGTGTCGCGCCCGACGAGCCCCGCCACCCGCCGTCCAAGCGGCGACCGGGCGAAGCGGAGCGCCGGGGCCGGCACGCGGGCGAGTTCACGGCTGTCATTCGCCGCGCCCGCCCGCCCGATCGGTCGGGGCGCGACGCCCACATGGGCGTGCACGCGGTCCATCACCGTCTGCGGGTCGCGGCGCAGATCGTCGAAATCGAGCACCAGGATCGCCGCGCGGCCGAACTGCGCGAGATAGGGCTCGAGCTGGTGGGCGTAGCGGCTGGCATCGAGGATATGCGCGTATTCGTGGCTATCAGTGAAGCCCTCCGCGGCGGGCGAGAGGTCGCCCATGATGATGCCGTGCCGCAGCTGGCTTTCGGCCCGGGCGACGGGGTCGCGCAGGATGTAGATCAGCCGGACCTCCGGGCAGGCGGCCGCGATGCGGGCCGGCACGCCGGGGAAATCGCGCCGTTTGGTGTAGTTGGGGCTCGCCTCGCCGCGCACGGGCCCGCGCCCCGAGAACTGTGCGGCGTACCAGTCGAGGCCGCGGTCCCAGTTCTTCTCGGCGACGAAGAAATCCGTCTCCTTGTCGCGCGACATGTCGATCTGCGGATGGTCGGCCAGATGCCGGTAGAGCGTCGTGGTCCCGCATTTCATTGCGCCGATCACGATGAAATGCGGCAATCCCGGCGCGGTCGCCATCGCGCGAGCCGAAGCCGTCACGACGCCACCGTCAAGGCGCGGACACGGTCGATCGCGGCGCCGATCTCGGACGGGTCTTGGACGAAATCGCCATCGGCCCGGTCGAGCAGGGCCTGCCCCCGGGCGCGGATCGCCTCGCGCGGGAGCGATCGGAGGCGGGCCTCCAGCAGGGCGGGATCGGGCCGGTCGATCGCCCAGCCCAGCCCGTCGGCCGCCACGCGGCGCCCCGTTTCGGTCCCGGCCAGGGCGAGGCTGGGGCAGCCCGCCCAGCTGGCCTCGTAGATGCGGTTCGGGAGGAGCCAGTCGGAATTCGCGCCGCGCCGCCAGAGATCCTGTGCCCAGACGAGGTCGAGCGATCCGTAGATCCGCGCCAGATCATCGGGATAGCTGTAGGGCCCGTGCACGAAGATGTTGCTCTGCGCGGCGATGGCGGCGTCGAACCCGGGGAGCGCGTGGCGGTGGACGACCCCGTGGATGTGGATCTCGACTTCGCCGCCCATGCGGCCCGCCAGCACGGCCAGCAGATCGAGGCTGGGCGCGCAGCGGATAGTGCCGACCCAGCC includes:
- a CDS encoding glycosyltransferase family 2 protein, whose protein sequence is MNRPTRSELRAAPDTTVEPATILVAIPVLNEERFIARTLDMLLAGRKAMRDVQIVVSDGGSTDGTRRIVADYTRRHPNIALIDNPRRRQAAGVNRVVETCAVPAHRYLVRVDAHADYPPGYVLDVVASLIRHEADALATVMDSVGTTCFQRGAAWAVDTPLGSGGSAHRGGTRSGWVDHGHHAGFTLAIWRRAGGYDPDYAANQDAELDHRIRRSGGRIWLDGGIRMGYHMRPGLRSLAWQYWLYGRGRARTTFRHRALPKLRQLIPALAVLANLAAILLAPVLPVLLIIPAVYLAVLAATTLVLLARHRSPCALWAGPALLAMHMAWGAGFLWHALTRQGRAA
- a CDS encoding sulfotransferase family 2 domain-containing protein translates to MRNLPTRDRLIQRARLYGGRTVRSLLRAPLGHKCVFLHMPKCGGTSVAEGLYATVPLEDRIGVLSSQAIRRGISFLHLGREDAAAFHDEGAQAEAMARFREQLVLMHMAQDAALIHGHFLLTDPIRAMARARGYRFVTILRDPVARTISNFRMARRNSVFAGDFDAFLDSAMGRRMAQHGLRFLAGQATIAPGAEAQALAAAKRNLAEFEVVGFLDDLDGFAQAFASGFGNRPRFAHYNRAPDAVFRLSPAQRDRLTALCAPDIALTEWARTRTAQLATAAPIPQAGGQPT
- a CDS encoding sulfotransferase family protein, coding for MATAPGLPHFIVIGAMKCGTTTLYRHLADHPQIDMSRDKETDFFVAEKNWDRGLDWYAAQFSGRGPVRGEASPNYTKRRDFPGVPARIAAACPEVRLIYILRDPVARAESQLRHGIIMGDLSPAAEGFTDSHEYAHILDASRYAHQLEPYLAQFGRAAILVLDFDDLRRDPQTVMDRVHAHVGVAPRPIGRAGAANDSRELARVPAPALRFARSPLGRRVAGLVGRDTRDRIRAALARGRDRRPEALPEALRARMRDDLAPDAARLRAMTGLDFPGWSV